TGCCGCAGCCTATCGTCTGGCAGAGGAAATCCGTGACGGACGTTGGCGGCATGTATCGGACTTGGAGCAAAATATGCGTTTTGCGGAATGCCGACCTTACAGGTCGAGCAGCCTGTAGGCATTACCCCCCAGCATCAAATCCTTATTCTCCCGGCCGATTTCAAGCTCCTTGATGTTGTCGATATAAGCTTTGATGTTGAGCGGATTATCCAAATCGTGCGGGTAGTCGGTGCCGAAGACGAGACGGGTCGGGCTGATGTCCAGCAGGGCACACTTGACGGAATTCATGCCGCCGTGGTGCCCCGCCAGGTTGAAATATATCTTCTCGAAATGCTCGTGAAAGGACATGCGGTGCAGGGCGCCGCCCGAGCCCGGAGCGCCGAACCAATGCTCCATGCGCTCCTTCAGTGCAACGATGCCTCCGCCCTTGTGACTTATCACAAATGTCAGGTCAGGGAAGTCATCAAGGACACCTCCCAGAATGATTCTTGTCGTCGCCGCAATCAGGTCCAGTTCCCTTCCGAGGCTTCTGTAAAGGTCAAAGGAGGCATCCAGGATATCAAAACCCTTGGGCACCCCACTCGGGTGAACGAAGATAGGTGTCTTGAGGGCGCTTACCCTTTCGTAAAAGGGCCACAATTCTTTTGAATCCAGGGTAAGGCCGTTGACCTGAGCATCGATGAGAACGCCTTTGAATCCCAGGGAACTGATGGCCCTCTCCATCTCGTACAGAACTTCTTCTCCGCGGAGAGGCGGAATGGGGGCAAAGGCAACAAATCTCTTCGGATACTGCTTCATCATCTCGGCCGTCCCGTCGTTCCATAACTTTGTTTCTTCCAGGACGGCGCGGGGGTCCAAGGGTGCGGCACTTTTCAACAGCACCGCCACATCTATCCCGGCCGAATCCATAACCCTGAGGTGCTCCTCCGCATCGCAGAGCGCCGGCTGCAGCGTCGACGAGGCTTTTCCGTCTTTGTAGGCAATTACTTTTTCCCCCTTTTTTCCTCCCTTCCTGAGAAACAGTTCTTCGGGAAGGTAATGATGTTCGAAATCGACGATCATCATATGCTCCTTTCTATGTCTCTTGTTGCTTACAGGAACAGCCCTCTCGCCGGAAAGATGCATCCCCCGATGAAGTCCGGGCTGTCCCCTCCAGGAGTCACCCGACCGGCCCTGGATACGATAACCTTGCTGTCGCTATGTGTCAACAAAAGGCTACTAGGAGACACGTTGCAGAGGATGGTGCTGCAGAGGACGCTAAACGGGGTAGTGCGGCGAAGGCGTGCTCTGAGTCTCTTTGCCTAAATAAGACAGTCATACTTAGTAACTTACTAGCGGATATGATAGGGCCATACCCAGCAATATAGATATAAATACGGCTAATAAGTCTACTTGACCTGATACAATTGCTAAGCTAAACTTGCTATTATGAACATGGTCAAGGAACTATCTGTCTCTGTCACTGATACAGCGTATCAGTTGCACCGCAGTCTCCTTCGGCTCTTTCGTGTGCTGCGCGTCACTCGGCCGGCAGACGGGTTGACGCTAACGAAACTCGGAGTCCTGGGACGTCTCCAGCGCGAAGGGAAAGCCACTGCAGCGGAACTGGCAGCCTATTTGCGCATCAGGCCGCAATCGCTGACCCGCCTGATTGCGGACCTGGAGAGAGGCAAGTTCATCATTCGCAGGTTGGGCAGCGAAGACCACAGGCAGAACCCACTCGAGATCACGAAAGCTGGACTCGAGTTGCTCGCCAGAGATATTCGTGACCAACGAGCGCAACTGGCGCGGGTTATAGACAAGGAGCTGACACCTGCCGAGCAGGAGTTGCTCAGGATTGCCGCCGGGCTTCTGGATCGTATTGCAGAGACGACTGAGGCAGCAGTCGAGCTCCGTCGCGAGCCGCAACGAAGTAAGGGACGAGGCCACTCCACCTGATTGCAGCGAAACATTGATAGCGGCTCTGGACCAGGAGACAGACATGCGACACGATCCGATATCGAGGCGTTCTTTCTTGAGGGTTTCCGCCGTGACCGCAGCAGCGGTTGGGCTCGATTGGAACAGCATTGCAGCGTATGCCTCTGCGGTAAAGCCAAAGACCGACTACCCAACGGTCATCATCGGTGCAGGGCTTGGGGGCCTCTGCTGCGGTGCCTATCTATCAAGGTTCGGGTTTCCGGTAACGGTTGTCGAACAACACTCGATACCAGGAGGATACGCAACCTCTTTCGATCGTAGCGGTGGCAAATTCACCTTTGAAGTCTCCCTGAAGGCTACGTGCATTCACAACAACTCAACTGCCCAAATCTTGAGAGAGCTTGGCGTGCTGGAGAAGCTTCAGCTTGTTGAACTGCCGGAGGTCGTAAGGATCAAGGGATCCGATTTCGAGATTGGCGTGCGTTCACGAGACCCGCAGGCTCTGATTGCGGGCCTGTCGGAGCGCTTTCCGGAAGAGAAAGACGGTATACAGCGAGTCGTCCACGAGATGATCGGCATTGCCGAAGAAAGCCAACGGACGGCGCAAGAGAAGGAAAAAAGAGACAAGACCTCGGCCGGCGATTTTCCGATCCGGTATCCCCGAATGTGGAACG
Above is a window of Syntrophorhabdales bacterium DNA encoding:
- a CDS encoding amidohydrolase family protein produces the protein MMIVDFEHHYLPEELFLRKGGKKGEKVIAYKDGKASSTLQPALCDAEEHLRVMDSAGIDVAVLLKSAAPLDPRAVLEETKLWNDGTAEMMKQYPKRFVAFAPIPPLRGEEVLYEMERAISSLGFKGVLIDAQVNGLTLDSKELWPFYERVSALKTPIFVHPSGVPKGFDILDASFDLYRSLGRELDLIAATTRIILGGVLDDFPDLTFVISHKGGGIVALKERMEHWFGAPGSGGALHRMSFHEHFEKIYFNLAGHHGGMNSVKCALLDISPTRLVFGTDYPHDLDNPLNIKAYIDNIKELEIGRENKDLMLGGNAYRLLDL
- a CDS encoding MarR family transcriptional regulator; amino-acid sequence: MNMVKELSVSVTDTAYQLHRSLLRLFRVLRVTRPADGLTLTKLGVLGRLQREGKATAAELAAYLRIRPQSLTRLIADLERGKFIIRRLGSEDHRQNPLEITKAGLELLARDIRDQRAQLARVIDKELTPAEQELLRIAAGLLDRIAETTEAAVELRREPQRSKGRGHST